One genomic region from Saprospiraceae bacterium encodes:
- a CDS encoding nuclear transport factor 2 family protein: MYVLITLLLLSYEPNHLTANPVKDKMALEQRVVQWVDLMINPTGAGLDDMLDDNLSYGHSGGHIDTKTSLQQSLLSGASDFVEIKVTDQQIAIVGKTAIVRHNIDCKTMDRGAPGNPNLKVLLVWVKEKGGWKLLGRQAVKNI, from the coding sequence ATGTACGTTTTAATCACATTGCTCTTATTGTCTTATGAGCCGAACCATCTAACGGCCAACCCTGTAAAGGATAAAATGGCTTTAGAGCAAAGGGTAGTCCAATGGGTGGATCTAATGATCAATCCTACCGGGGCTGGATTAGATGATATGCTTGATGACAATTTGAGTTACGGTCACTCCGGTGGTCATATTGATACCAAAACCTCCCTCCAACAAAGTCTGCTATCAGGTGCATCCGATTTTGTTGAGATCAAAGTAACAGATCAGCAAATTGCTATCGTAGGCAAAACTGCAATAGTAAGGCATAATATAGATTGCAAGACTATGGATAGGGGTGCTCCCGGCAATCCCAACCTGAAAGTATTGTTGGTGTGGGTAAAAGAAAAAGGGGGTTGGAAATTATTAGGGAGACAGGCAGTCAAAAATATATAA
- a CDS encoding alpha-N-arabinofuranosidase: MSNKKIISIILFSACLALEAIGQAPVKVVIDGSMPSHQINRHIYGHFSEHLGRCIYDGFWVSDTMKVAKQGRIRLDIVEALKKIKIPNLRWPGGCFADEYHWRDGIGPRAARPTMVNTHWGNVVEDNSFGTNEFLELCELLGTEAYIAGNAGSGTVLEMSNWVEYLNHPGGSTLSDLRKLNGHPAPYKVKFWGVGNETWGCGGNMTAEYYANEYKRYATYVRNYPGVPINRIASGANGADYNWTETLMKNVGPNRMWGTTLHHYSIPSNTWAKKGSATNFTEGEYATVMKNAWFMDELVTRHSTIMDKYDMDKKVALVVDEWGVWTDVEPGTNPGFLYQQNSLRDALVAGMTLNIFNNHSDRVRIANLAQTINVLQALILTKGRDFLLTPTYHIFDMYKVHMDAQYLPVRFTSPDYMFEGIKVPAVNISASKDSMNVVHISLVNIDPTKSISLSLSLADINFNSLSGTVVTAANYTDHNDFDDKNKISIKPFNGAKKSGSNLLITLPSKSIVMLELK, translated from the coding sequence ATGTCGAACAAAAAAATTATCAGTATTATACTTTTTAGTGCTTGCCTGGCTTTAGAGGCCATAGGACAAGCTCCGGTGAAGGTGGTTATAGATGGTTCCATGCCCTCCCACCAGATCAATCGTCATATTTATGGCCATTTTTCGGAGCATCTGGGTAGATGTATCTACGATGGCTTTTGGGTATCAGACACGATGAAAGTAGCTAAGCAGGGTCGAATCAGATTGGATATCGTCGAGGCACTGAAAAAAATAAAAATCCCCAATCTCCGATGGCCGGGTGGATGTTTTGCCGACGAATATCATTGGCGCGATGGTATTGGCCCCAGAGCTGCAAGGCCTACTATGGTCAATACTCATTGGGGTAATGTGGTTGAAGACAATAGTTTTGGCACGAATGAGTTTTTAGAGCTTTGTGAGTTGCTCGGTACTGAAGCTTATATCGCAGGCAATGCCGGCAGTGGCACCGTCCTGGAGATGTCTAATTGGGTGGAGTATCTCAATCATCCCGGGGGGAGTACATTGTCTGATCTCAGAAAATTAAATGGTCATCCAGCACCTTACAAAGTAAAGTTTTGGGGTGTGGGTAATGAGACCTGGGGATGTGGAGGCAATATGACTGCCGAGTATTATGCCAATGAATATAAGAGATATGCTACCTACGTGCGCAATTACCCAGGGGTGCCGATCAACCGAATAGCCAGTGGAGCAAATGGCGCTGATTACAACTGGACGGAGACCTTAATGAAAAATGTGGGACCTAATCGCATGTGGGGCACTACGCTCCATCATTATTCAATACCGAGCAATACCTGGGCTAAGAAAGGATCAGCCACCAATTTTACCGAAGGTGAGTATGCTACAGTCATGAAAAATGCCTGGTTTATGGACGAACTGGTCACCCGACATTCCACTATCATGGACAAATATGATATGGATAAAAAAGTAGCCCTGGTCGTAGATGAATGGGGGGTCTGGACTGATGTGGAGCCTGGCACAAATCCTGGATTTTTATATCAACAAAATAGCTTGAGGGATGCATTGGTAGCTGGTATGACCTTAAATATTTTTAATAATCATAGTGATCGTGTACGCATCGCCAATCTTGCTCAGACGATCAATGTGCTGCAGGCACTGATCCTGACTAAGGGCAGAGACTTTCTTCTGACGCCGACTTATCACATTTTCGACATGTATAAAGTACATATGGACGCTCAATATTTGCCGGTGCGATTTACTTCGCCGGATTATATGTTTGAAGGAATTAAAGTGCCCGCGGTCAATATCTCTGCTTCAAAAGATTCAATGAATGTAGTTCATATCTCTTTGGTTAACATTGATCCGACCAAGTCGATTTCACTTAGTTTAAGCTTGGCAGATATTAATTTTAATTCATTATCAGGCACTGTGGTCACTGCTGCCAACTACACTGATCACAATGACTTTGATGATAAAAACAAAATCTCGATCAAACCTTTCAATGGTGCTAAAAAATCAGGTAGCAACCTCCTGATCACGCTTCCCTCCAAAAGCATCGTTATGCTAGAACTAAAATAA